The Streptomyces armeniacus genomic interval ACCAGTACGTCCAGCGGCGCGTCCAGCGTGCGCGCGACCTCCGCGGCCACCGGGACTCCGCCACGTGGCAGCCCCAACACCAGTGGGTCCTCGGGCCCGCCCCCGGGCTGCGCGTTCATGATCTCGCTGGCCAGCGCCCGTCCGGCCTGCCGGCGGTCGTGGAATCGCATGGCGGCGCTCCTCCATCGGTGTCTCCGCGGCCCCGGGGCCTCGCGGGCAGGCGCCCGCGCGGCCCGTGGGCCCGTGCTCGGGGTGCGAGTACCTCGAACGGATACGGGAACTCGTCATCGGACCCGGCGGGGAAGGTGAGGCGTGTGTTCGAAGCGGAAGACATCCGGGAATGGCGCGGCCACGACGTGGTCGACACGGGCGGCAGCAAGATCGGATCGCTGGAGTCGGTGTATGTCGACACCGCGACCGACCGGCCTGCCTTCGTCACCGTCACCGTCGGGATGCCGACCCGGCGGCGGCTGGTGTTCGTGCCGCTGGACGACGCCGTCGTCGGCCCCGGCCACCTCAAGGTTCGCTACGACAAGAAGCAGGTCAAGGACGCCCCGACCATCGACGTCGACGGGGAGCTGCCGGCCGAGGAGGAGCCGGCGGTCTTCTCGCACTACGAGCTCGCCTACCAGCCCGGAGCGGGCGGAGAGCGGCGCCTCGCCCGCCGGTGACCGCTGACCCTGACCCTGGCCGCCGGCGCGCGGACGGACGGGGCCCCGTGACGGGGCGCCCAACGACCGGAGCGGAGTGAGACCCGATGACTGCCGTGCTGCTGTTCCTCATCGTGGCGATCGTGCTGGGAATCGTCGGATGGGTGGTGGAAGGCCTGTTCTGGCTGTTCATCCTCGGTGTGCTGCTGTTCATGGCCGATCTGGTGTTCTCGGGCGTCCTGATCGGCCGTGGGCGCGGCATGCGCAGCCACCGGTGACACCCGTCCGCGGCGTGCCCGTGTCAGCCCTGTCGCGAGGGCCCGCTTGCTCGGCACATGAGGGCGGCTTAAGAGGGAACGCGCATTCTGCCTTGGTCGGTTCTTCACCGGCCGTAGTGAGGGAGGGGTGTGCGGGTGCCGCGTCCACGGAGATCGGTCATCAGTCGTTGTCTTCGTCCGGTGTGGGACGCCCTGATCACCTTCGGCACCCACTGGGTCTACATCCCGCCGACCCCCTCGCGCCCCGCCACACGCGGCCGGGGGTCACGACTGGTACGGGCCACCGCAACCGGCACCTGCTCCGGGCTGGTGTGGCTGGCGGACCGGACACCGCCGCTCGGTTCATGGCACGTCTCCTCCGCTGGCAGCGAGTGCTGGCAGACCCGGTTCTGACACGGCACCAGGTAACGCCATTCGTAGGATTTACGGCCTCTTCCGCGCGCCGGGACGCGCCGGAACCGCCCGTATGCCTGAGCCGGACCCGTATCCGTACCGCCCGGGGCGGGGCAGGGGTGCTACTCCAGCTTCGCGCGGACCTCGCGCGCCGCCTGGGTGAGGTGGCGGAGGGACTCCCGTACCTCCGGCCAGGTACGGGTCTTCAGGCCGCAGTCCGGGTTCGCCCACAGGCGGTCCGCCGGGAGGGCGCGGAGGCCGGTGTACAGGAGGGCCACGAGTTCGCCCTGGTCGGGGACGCGCGGGGAGTGGATGTCGTACACACCGGGGCCGACCTCGCGCGGGTAGTCCGCGTCGGCCAGTTCCTCCGCGACGCGCATGTGGGAGCGGGCCGCCTCCAGGCTGATGACGTCCGCGTCGAGGCTCTCGATCGCGGACAGGATCTCGCCGAACTCCGCGTAGCACATGTGCGTGTGGATCTGCGTGTCCGCGCGGACGCCGCCCGTCGTCAGCCGGAACGCCTCCGTCGCCCACTCCAGATACGCGCCTCGGTCCGCCTCGCGCAGCGGCAGGGACTCGCGCAGCGCGGGCTCGTCGACCTGGATGACGGCTGTGCCCGCGTCCTCCAGGTCCGCGACCTCGTCCCGCAGTGCCAGCGCGACCTGCCGTGCGGTGTCGGCGAGCGGCTGGTCGTCGCGTACGAAGGACCAGGCGAGCATCGTGACCGGGCCCGTGAGCATGCCCTTGACGGGCCGGCCGGTGAGCGACTGGGCGTAGCGTGTCCAGCGCAGCGTCATGGGCTCGGGCCGCGAGACGTCGCCGGCGAGGATCGGCGGCCGTACGTAGCGGGTGCCGTACGACTGGACCCAGCCGTGCCGGGTGGCGAGGTAGCCGGTGAGCTGTTCGGCGAAGTACTGCACCATGTCGTTGCGTTCGGGCTCGCCGTGCACGAGCACGTCCAGGCCGGCGTCCTCCTGGAAGGCGATCACGTCGCGGATCTCGGCGCTCATGCGTGCGTCGTACGCCGCCCGGTCGATGCGCCCGGCGCGCAGGTCCGCGCGCGCGGTGCGCAACGCCGCCGTCTGCGGGAACGAGCCGATGGTGGTCGTCGGCAGCAGCGGCAGCCGCAGCCGGGCGCGCTGGGCGGCGGCGCGTTCGGCGTACGGCTGCGTGCGGGCGGCGTCCGCCGGGGTGACGGCGGCGGAGCGCGCCCGTACGGCGGGATCGCGGGTGAGCGCGGAGCCCGAACGGGAGGCCCGCGCCGCCCGGTTGGCGGCCAGCTGCGGCGCGATGGCGTCGGCGCCCGCGCCGAGCCCGTGCGCGAGGGTGACGACCTCCGCGGTCTTCTGCCGGGCGAACGCGAGCCACCGTGCGACCTGCGGGTCCACGTCGCGTTCGACGGAGGCGTCGAGCGGTACGTGCAGCAGCGAGCAGGAGGCGGCGACGTCGACGCGGCCGGCGAGGCCGAGGAGGGTGGCGAGGGTGGACAGGGAGCGTTCGAGGTCGTTGATCCACACGTTGCGGCCGTCGACGACGCCCGCGACGAGGCGCTTGCCGGGGAGGCCGCCGTTCGCGGCGAGCGCGTCCAGGTTGGCGGCGGCGGGCCCGGTGAAGTCCAGCGCCAGGCCCTCGACCGGAGACTGGGCGAGGACGGGCAGCGCGTCGCCGAGCCGGTCGAAGTAGGAGGCGACGAGGAGGCGCGGGCGGTCGGCGAGGGCGCCGAGTTCGCGGTACGCGCGGGCCGCGGCGTTCAGTACGGCGGGCGGCTGGTCCTGTACGAGCGCGGGCTCGTCCAGCTGCACCCAGCCGGCGCCGGCGGCGCGCAGGTCGGCAAGCACTTCGGCGTAGACGGGCAGCAGCCGGTCCAGCAGGGTGAGCGGCTCGAAGTCCGGGTCGGCACCGGGCGCCGGCTTGGCCAGCAGCAGGAACGTGACCGGCCCGACCAGCACGGGGCGTGCGTCGTGCCCGAGCGCGCGTGCCTCGGTGTACTCGCCGACGGGCTTGCCCGAGTCCGTACGGAAGACGGTGTCCGGGCCGAGTTCGGGCACCAGGTAGTGGTAGTTGGTGTCGAACCACTTGGTCATCTCGAGCGGCGGCGCCTCCTGCGTGCCGCGCGCCATGGCGAAGTAGCCGTCCAGCGCGTCGGCTTCGACCGCGGCGCGGTGCCGGTGGGGCACTGCGCCGGTCATGACGAGGGTGTCGAGGACGTGGTCGTACAGCGAGAAGTCCCCGCTGGGCACCTCCCGTACGCCGGCGTCGGCCAGCTCCCGCCACACGTCGCGGCGGAGCGCGGCGCAGACGTCGCGGAGCGCGTCGGCGGTGAGGCGCCCGGACCAGTAGCGCTCGACGGCCTTCTTCAGTTCGCGGCGGGGGCCCTGCCGCGGGTAGCCGTGGACGGTGGCGGCCGGGCGGGCGGGGCCGCCGGGGATGTTCTGCCGGGGGGGGAACCCGTCCGAGGGCACGGGCAGGCCCAGCACCCCGTCCCCGACCCACGGCGGACGGCCCATCTCCGGGAAGATCCAGCCCAACGGGCGGGCGATCAGCGGGAGGGGGGGGGTGAGGAACGACACCCGCCAGTACCAGGTCGTGAGCGTCGGCCCCAGCTCCCGGTGCTTGGTGAGCGCGAGCCGCGGCACCTCGTCCGCGCCCGTACGGAGCCGGTCGGCGAGCCACAGCTTCCTATAGCTACATGCTAGCCGCTGCATGCGCGTAGCTTCGTACGTGACAACGAGGTACCACGGACCGACAGAGAGGCCGTCGGGGGCAGGGTCAGAGGTGTATAAGAGACGTGTATGGGGGCGCGGGGGTGGGGTTATCCCTACCATGGCCCCGCCCCGCGCCTTCGCGGGCAGGGCGAAACGGGGCAAGCACCCCGACCCTGATACGGGCCGGGACCGCGACAGTGAGCAGGGCCTAGACTCCGGTGCGTACAGATCGTCGAACGCGCGAGACAGTGGACCTAGCGGGACACAAGGGACGCAGAGGACACTCGCCAGGGGTACAGCGCAGGGACACCACCTACCCAGCGGATCCGAACACGTGAGGACGGGACGGACGTGCCGGACTATTTCCACGGCTACTCGGTCGTCGGGCTGGTCGCCGCCGTGGGCGTGCTCTTCGTCGCGGTGGCCTTCGGCGCCGGCAGGCTGCTGCGACCGGTCGTGCCGACGCGGGAGAAGATGCTGACGTACGAGTGCGGCGTCGACCCGGTCGGCGAGGGCTGGGCGCACACCCAGGTCCGCTACTACGTCTACGCCTTCCTCTACGTCATCTTCGCCGTCGACTCGGTCTTCCTGTTCCCCTGGGCGACGGTCTTCGCCGCGCCGGGCTTCGGCGGGACCACGCTCGTGGAGATGTTCATCTTCCTCGGGTTCCTGGCGGTCGGGCTGCTGTACGCATGGAAGAAGGGCGTCCTGGAATGGACGTAACGAGGACGGAGAAGACGGAGAAGGGGACGGACGGCGACGCCGCGGGCGCTCGTACGGGCGCGGGCGCCGGACCGGTGGACCTGCCCGCGCCGGCCCCGCGTATAGGCGCGCTGGCGCGGCTCGCGCCCGAACCCATGAAGGTGGTCCTCAACTGGGGCCGCCGCTACAGCCTCTGGGTCTTCAACTTCGGGCTCGCCTGCTGCGCGATCGAGTTCATCGCCGCGTCGATGGCCCGGCACGACTTCATCCGCCTAGGCGTGATCCCGTTCGCACCGGGGCCGCGGCAGGCGGACCTCATGGTCGTCTCGGGCACCGTGACCGACAAGATGGCGCCGGCGGTCAAGCGGCTCTACGAGCAGATGCCCGAGCCGAAGTACGTGATCTCGTTCGGCGCCTGCTCCAACTGCGGCGGCCCGTACTGGGACTCGTACTCCGTGACCAAGGGCGTCGACCAGATCATCCCCGTCGACGTGTACGTGCCGGGCTGCCCGCCGCGTCCGGAGGCGCTGCTGCAGGGCATCCTCAAGCTGCAGGAGAAGATCTCGCGGGAGTCGACCGCGACCCGCTACGGGCCGGGGGCGGCCGAGGCGAACGGCGGCGGGCGTCCGACGGCGGCGGCGCTGACGAGCCCGCTGGCGGAGGCGCCGACTCCGGGGTCGGGGCCTGGGGCCGGGTCGGCTCCGGCTCCCGCTCCGGGTGCTGCTGAAGCCGAGCCGGGCAGCGGTGACGGCGGGGGCACCGGGGAGGGGGACCGGTGAGCGAGCCGTCTGAGCCGTCTGAGCCGCTCGAGACGCCGGGGCCTGCCGGGGCCGAGGAGCCTGCCGGGGCCGCAGGTGCGTCCGAGTCGCCTGAGTCTGCCGAGACTGCCGAGACTGCCGAGCCGCAGCCGCAGGAGCCGGTGGGCTGGCTGCCGCGTCCCGCGGACGCGATCTTCGGCGAGGGGGCGACCGCCGAGGAGGCGTACGCGCTCCTCACCGTCGACGTCCCGCCGGACCGCTGGATTCCGGCGCTGGCGGCGGCCCGCGACGAGTTGGGCTGCACGTACTTCGACTGGCTGAGCGCCGTCGACGAGCCCGGCACCGGCTTCCGCGTCTGCGCCCATCTCGCCGCACTGCCCGCGCTCCGGCCGGCCGGGGGCGGCGCTCCCGTACCGCTGCGACGGCTCGTGGTGCGTACGACCGTGCCGCACGAGGCGCCCGTACTGCCCACGGCGACCGGCGTGTACGCGGGCGCGGCCTGGCACGAGCGCGAGACGCACGAGATGTTCGGCGTGGACTTCACGGACCACCCGCATCTCGAACGGCTGCTGCTGCCCGACGAGTTCGAAGGGCACCCGCTGCGCAAGGACTTCGTACTGGCCGCGCGCGTGGCCAAGGCGTGGCCGGGCGCGAAGGAGCCCGGCGAGTCCGGGCACGGCGGCCCCAAGCGGCGCCAGATGCAGCCGCCGGGCGTACCGGATCCGAACGAGTGGGGCCCGTTGAAGGGGCAGCTGCCGCCCGCACCCGCGCGCCCGGCGCGCGGTCGCGCGGCCGCGGCGGGCGAACGGCCCGCGCGCCGCGCACGCACCGCTAGCGCCGGCTCGGCGAGCCAGCAGCAGGCGCCCGAAGCGGGCGCGGACGCAGACGCGCCTGCGCCGCCCCGGCGCGCGCGGCGCGCGGGGGAGGGCTCGGCGAGCCAGCGCGCCGCCGCCCCCGCCACCTCCGACGAGCAGCAGCCCGCGGCGCCGGCCCCAGAAAACACCCACACAGCCACACACCAACTCCTCAGCTTCGACGGCGGCGTCAGATGTGTATAAGAAACCGCCAGGAGGCACACCCCCGCCCATGACCACCAAGAACAGACACGACCCGACCGCACCCCGGCTGACAGACGCTCAACTGCAATGGCTGCTGTCTCCGATTCACCGCGCACGAGTAGGCACGGACGGCAAGGGCTTTGCCCACGTCGAAGCCTGGGACATCCGCCGCCACCTCATCCGCGCCTTCGGATTCGGCGGCTACAACACCGATCTGCTTGCCGCCACCCTCGTCACCGAACGGGAGACCCCCAGCGGCAACGGAGGCCGGTCACGATGGACCGTCGTCTACCGCTGCGCCGTGCGGCTCACGGTCACCGTCGCAGGCACCGAGCTGGGCCACTGGCACGGCATCGCCACCGGAGACGCAACCAACCAGCCCAGCGCAGCCGACGCCCACGACCTGGCGCTGAAGACGGCCGACAGCCAGGCCCTGAAACGAGCCGCGATCAACCTCGGCGATCAGTTCGGGCTCAGCCTCTACAACGGCGGGTCGTTGGACCCCGTAGTTCTGCGTACCTTGGCTCACGCCACCGAGCGGGACCTACCGGCGGCCGACCCCCCGGTGCAGCCCGAACCGCAGTCCCCCCAGCAACAGCCCGCGTCGGACAAACCGAAGCAGGGCGAGCGTGAAACGGAATACGCGGCGATGATGAGCGCCGCCGCGAAGGCAGATTTCACGGACGAACTTCCCGAACAGTTCCGCACCTTCTTCGGGCACTCGATCGAAGAAGGAACGGCCGACGAATACCGGACGGCCCGAAAGTGCATGGAGGAAAACTGAATCTCCGCGAACTGGCCCTTCGGGAAGCCACGCTAACGCTCCGCCTCAACAGCACTAAGGACGAACTGAAGTCGGTTCGCGAAGCCACCCAACGAGCCCTGGAACAGACAAACAAGGAGAACGGAACCCGGCAGATCTCCGTAACTCTCCGAGACGGAACACAAGTAGGCACAATCAGTCTCAACGAGGACACGCGGGAAGCCGCAGTAATCGACGAAGAAGCGCTAAAAGAGTGGATCTCCCGAAACTACCCCGGTGAAATCCAAAGGAAACTCGTCGCAGAAATCCGTCCCGCATTCCTGTCACGGCTGCTCGCAGACGTGACCAGAGCAGGCACAGTGCGCGTAGCCGACACTGAAACAGGAGAAATCCAAGAAATTCCAGGAGTGGAAATCCGCGTCGCCCGGCGTGGAACTCACGCCCTGCGATTCAAGGACAACGACGCCAGAGAAGCCGTCCGCGCCTCCCAGCCCGCCGACAGGCCACCCTCACAGCCAAGGTCGCCCAACAACCAGCCGCACTGACTAGGCAGAACACGCCGGGGGTGTGCCACTCCCAGCACACCCCCCGCACACCCGAAGCACACCCCCCCCAGTACCGAAACCGAAGGAGAAGACGTGCCACCCCTACCCAAAGACGAGGAAATTGCCGAGCTAATTCCGGATCTCGGCGTAATCGAGTCCATGTTCCGCCAAATGGAATGGGCAGAATCAGAAATTGCTAAAGCCCAGGAACGCCACGGCGAAAAGGACCAAGGCCCGATCTGGCGAACCTTCCCTCTGCTCGCGGCCCCGCAGGAACAAATGTCACGTGAAATCCTGTTCCGTTCCCACTGCCATGAACTCCTCGAACGAGTGGCAAAGGGAACCGACACACGCGCCGCCACAGACGCAGAAATTCTAGCCGTCCTCGTTGAAGCCAGCCTCACCGCTCCCCTAACGTCTGCGGCGGCGTTCCTGTTCTTCCGGTTGGCAAACCGGTCGGTTCCTGAACTGATTCGGGCCATGGAACCCGCAATCGACCTCACCGCGTACGAGACAGTTCACGGCCACCAAGCAGACGAGCACGAAGACTACGCCCGGCAGAAACTGCGGAAGGAAATGAGAACTCTTCCCAAGTAACCGAATCGCCTCGCACCGCACGCGGAAGAAGGTGATATAGAACCGTGGTCCCCGGAGAGAAGTGGAGCAGGAACAGCAACGGGGTGCCCCGCAGAATCACCAATCTCTACCCATGATGCATCATCAGTGATGCTATCGCCTGCGCTGGCAATCTTGTGTGCCCTTCCCCATGGAGAGGAAGGGCACACAAGATCCTTTGCTGTCTCCATTTCTGCACACCCAACGAAGCCCCCAGCTTGTAGCTGGCAGTGGTTGCAGGTCAGGAACATTGGACTGCTGAGCCGCTGGCATACCGTCACGACTCTCCGGGCAGGGGCGGTGAATTGCGGAGCAATTCACCTGTAATTCGCGGAGCGAATTACAGGAAATCCCGAAGGGATTTCCATCCCGAATTGCGAAGCAATTCGGGTAACGTCGCGTAGCGACGTGCGTCGTTCCTGCGGAGCAGGACCCCTGTCCTCGGTCTGCGCCGTAGGAGGTGTGTAAGGGCAACCGTCCCCGCCCCCCCGCTCCTCTTCGTCTCCCGCCTGGCCGTGGTCCCCGGGCGGTACTTCGCCACCCGGCTCCCCTCCGGCCGCCTGCCCCGCCCCGTCGGCATCGCCCGCGCGCCCTGCCGTCCCCGTGTCCGGCGTGCCGGGGTCGAGTTCGACCACCTTGGTGGGCTCGCCGGAACTGGTGGTGGTCGCCAGCATGAGGCGCTCGACGATCCGTTCGTCATGTGCCTGCAACCCGAGAAGGATCTTCGTGAGAGGTGCGTACGCGTTCGAGGCCATCATCGCGTCGGGCCGTTCGCCGGGCGCGAGATAGACCGGGACGATGATCCGCGCCACCTTGCCCTCGCCCGGCTCTTGGCGCAGGGCGCGGCCGAGGATCTGGACGATCTGTACGGGGGAGGAGCGGGTGTCGGCGAAGACGACGCCGTCGACGCCGAACCGGCCGCGGATGTCGACGCCTTCGGCGAGAACTTGGCAGGAGGCGAGGATCTGGGCGTCGGCGATCCAGCCGTCCTCGGTGACGCCGTCCGCGAACCGCCCCAATACCTGGCGCCGGTAGGCGGCGGTGTGTTCGCCGCACAACCACTCCGCCCCGACCCGCGCCGGATACCGGGCGGCGTCGCCGGCGTGGAGTTCGGCGGCGGTGTCCGGCAGGCTGCGTGCCATGGCCATCGCGGCCAGCGTGGTGGAGTGGAAGCTCAGAAGGCTCCGGTCACCCGTCTCGTCCATATGCGTCAGCAACGCGGCCTGCAACGCGGCCAGGCGCCGGCCCTGCGCCTCCTCCACACTCTCGGGACTCTCGCCGGCGCCAAGAGCATCAGGGTCGGTGATCTCCAGGACGTCGATCTCCCACCGCGCCAGCAGCCCGCGCTCGACGGCCTCCATCAGCTCCAGCTCGTACGGGTAGGGCACCGGCCCGTACAGCTCCTCGTTGTCCATGGAGGCCACAAGCCGGGGCTCCCCACCGCTCACCGGCGGGGCCTCCCACAGCCGAGGCGTGGCGGTCATGAACAACCGGCGGGCCGCGGGAACCCGCTTCTGGTCCAGCACCGCCGCCCACGCCTTCCCCAGATCCCCCGACGTGCGGTGCGCCTCATCCAAGATCAACAAGTCAAAAGGGGGCATGACCGGGCCGCTTAAGCCGTGGCCGTGCAGAGCGCGCTCCAGCACCCCGCACCGCACCACCGAGCCGCCCTGGGGCCCTTCCTCGGCGTCCTCGCGGGCTTCCTGGGAGACGAGGGAGGCGTACGTCATCAGCACCGTCACCGGCCCCTCCTGGGCCGTCCAGCGGGCCAGTTGGGCGGGGTCGGTGGTGCAGCGGACGCCGAGCGCTTCCAGTAGCGGATCGTCCCCGAGGGAGCAGACTGCGATCATCGGTTCCCGGTGCCCTGCGTTCTGCCGCCAGTCCGCAACCGTCTTGGTCAGCAGGTCCAGCGTCGGCACCATCACCCCGGTCAGCCCGTACGGCGCGAGCTCACGCGCGGCGGCCGCGCCCACATCCGTCTTCCCCGTCCCCGTCGCCATCACGATCGTGCACCGCGCGTCCCCGCCCGCCCCGCCGACGTCGGCCAAGTGCCGTACGGCCGCCGTGAACGCATCCTCTTGATGCGGCCTCAGCAAACGGGCCGTGCTGCTCCGCGCGCTCACGCCAACTCCTTTCCGTAGCCGGGGAGTTCGTAGGCGTCGGCAAGCATTAGAATCTCCGCCAGCATTTCCCCTCCCCGGTTCGGCTCCCAACGCCCCGTCATCCCGGAATAGTCTCGCTCGGGATTCAACACCCGGAGCAGATTCTCTGAACTCACAGTGGGATACTCTTGCCGTTCGGCGGACACAAGAACAAAATCCCTCCAGCGAACCCATGGCGTCATGGGTAGTATCTAGTTATCCCGAACTCTACCCATGATGCATCACTCGTTGAAGAATACACGTTAACTCGTCAAGAGTGCCCGCTCGTGCCGCATCTGTCAAGTCGTCAGGAGAGACGAACAGGCGCCCCCAAGCCGCGCTCCAGCACACTCCCTCCGCCCTCCATTTCGCAGCTGGCTATGTTTGCACGCCAACCACCATAGATCGTTAGCTCGCTGATGATTCATCACGATCCCCCGATCAAGCGCGGTGAATTGCGGAGCAATTAACCTGTAATTCGCGGAGCGAATTACAGGAAATCCCGAAGGGATTTCCATCCCGAATTGCGAAGCAATTCGGGTAACGTCGCGTAGCGACGTGCGTCGTTCCTGCGGAGCAGGACGGTTCGGGCCGTCGTACGGGGGCGGGGGCTCGTACGGCACCCGTGCGCGTACGGAGGTGTTCACCGTCGGCACCCGGCTGACCCGCGTCACCCGCGAACTGACCCACCGCGACCCGGACACGGCGCTGCGCGCCGTCGGCGCCGCCGTACCGGACTGGAGCGGCGGCACCCGGCTCGGCGAGACCCTGCGCGCCTTCCTCGACCGCTGGGGGCAGCGCGGCACGGCACGCGGCGCGGTCGTCGTCGTCCTCTCGGACGGCTGGGAACGCGGCGACCCGGCGCTGCTCGGCGCGCAGATGCGGCGGCTGCGCCGCCTCGCGCACCGCGTGGTGTGGGCCAACCCGCGCAAGCACAGGCCCGGTTACGCGCCGCTGGCGGGCGGCATGGCGGCGGCGCTGCCGAGCGTCGACGCGTTCGTCGAGGGCCACAGCCTGGCCGCGCTGGAACACCTGGCGGGTGTGGTGCGGGGCGCGGGCGCGGTGCCTGGCGCGGGCGCGGTGCCTGGCGCGGGCGCGGTGCCTGGCGCGGGCGTGGCAGGGTGCGCGGGTGCGGTGAAGGGAGCGGGCGATGCGTGACATCCTTCCGGCGCTGCGGAGCTGGTATGCGGAGGGGGAGCCGTTCGGCCTGGCCACCGTCGTACGGGTGAGCCGCAGCGCACCGCGCGGACCCGGCGCCGCCATGGCGGTCGGGCCCGGTGACGAGGTGGTGGGCAGCGTCTCGGGCGGCTGCGTCGAGGGCGCCGTCTTCGAGCTGGCCAAGGAGGTGGTGGCGGACGGCGCGGCACGGCTGGAGACCTTCGGGTACAGCGACGAGGACGCGTTCGCCGTCGGGCTGACCTGCGGCGGCGAAATCACGCTCCTGGTGCGGCGGGTGGCGGCGCCGATCGCTTCGGGCCGTGGGGCCGGGGTCGGGGGAGAGGTGCCGTTCACGGACGTCGCCGACTCCGTCGCCGCGCACCGCCCGGTGGCCGTGGCGACCGTACTGGACGGACCGGCCACGCGCGGTGCCTCGCTCGCGGTGTGGCCCGACGCGGCGGCGGGCTCCCTCGGAACGGAGGGCCTGGACGCCGCCGTCGCAGCGGACGCGCGCGGCGAACTCGCCCGCGGTGCCACCGGCGTACGGCACTACGGCCCGCACGGCGAACGGCGCGTGGACGAAGTGAGCGTCTTCCTCCACTCGTTCGCGCCCCCGCCGCGCATGCTGGTCTTCGGGGCCATCGACTTCGCCGCGGCCGTCGCCCGTATCGGCACCTTCCTCGGCTACCGCGTCACCGTCTGCGACGCCCGCCCCGCCTTCGCCACCGCGAAACGCTTCCCGCCGGACGTCGAGGTCGTCGTCGACTGGCCGCACCGCTACCTGGGAGGCACCGAGACCGACGATCAGACGGTGATCTGCGTACTCACGCACGACCCGAAGTTCGACGTACCGCTGCTGGAGGTGGCGCTGCGCGCGCCCGCCGCGTACATCGGCGCGATGGGCAGCCGCCGTACGCACGAGGACCGGCTCGTACGGCTGCGGGAAGCGGGCGTCGCACAGCAGGAGTTGGCGCGGCTGCGCTCGCCGATCGGGCTCGACCTGGGGGCGCGTACGCCCGAGGAGGTCGCCGTCTCGGTCGCGGCGGAGATCGTCGCGCTGAGGTGGGGCGGCAGCGGGGCGCCGCTCACGGAGACGGGCGGGGCGATCCACGGGGCGCCGGGGGGCACGCCTCCGCTGTCCCCTCCGCCTCCGTCTCCGCTTCCCCATCCGCTTCAGGATCCGCTTCAGGATCCGCCTTATTCCGGCTGAGGAGCTGACCATGGAGCTGCAGCACGAGTTCACCGTTCCCGTACCCGTCGACGAGGCCTGGCGGGTGCTGCTGGACATCGAGCGCGTCGCGCCCTGCATGCCCGGAGCGACCGTGGAGAGCTTCGACGGCGAGACCATCCGCGGCTCGGTGAAGGTCAAGGTCGGGCCGATGACGGTCACGTACCGCGGCACCGCCGCGTTCGAGGAGCGCGACCAGGACGCGCACCGCGTACTGCTGGCCGCCAGCG includes:
- a CDS encoding DEAD/DEAH box helicase family protein yields the protein MGSLEGFCSCVRRTARVSHCEFRESAPGVESRARLFRDDGALGAEPGRGNAGGDSNACRRLRTPRLRKGVGVSARSSTARLLRPHQEDAFTAAVRHLADVGGAGGDARCTIVMATGTGKTDVGAAAARELAPYGLTGVMVPTLDLLTKTVADWRQNAGHREPMIAVCSLGDDPLLEALGVRCTTDPAQLARWTAQEGPVTVLMTYASLVSQEAREDAEEGPQGGSVVRCGVLERALHGHGLSGPVMPPFDLLILDEAHRTSGDLGKAWAAVLDQKRVPAARRLFMTATPRLWEAPPVSGGEPRLVASMDNEELYGPVPYPYELELMEAVERGLLARWEIDVLEITDPDALGAGESPESVEEAQGRRLAALQAALLTHMDETGDRSLLSFHSTTLAAMAMARSLPDTAAELHAGDAARYPARVGAEWLCGEHTAAYRRQVLGRFADGVTEDGWIADAQILASCQVLAEGVDIRGRFGVDGVVFADTRSSPVQIVQILGRALRQEPGEGKVARIIVPVYLAPGERPDAMMASNAYAPLTKILLGLQAHDERIVERLMLATTTSSGEPTKVVELDPGTPDTGTAGRAGDADGAGQAAGGEPGGEVPPGDHGQAGDEEERGGGDGCPYTPPTAQTEDRGPAPQERRTSLRDVTRIASQFGMEIPSGFPVIRSANYR
- a CDS encoding XdhC family protein, with protein sequence MRDILPALRSWYAEGEPFGLATVVRVSRSAPRGPGAAMAVGPGDEVVGSVSGGCVEGAVFELAKEVVADGAARLETFGYSDEDAFAVGLTCGGEITLLVRRVAAPIASGRGAGVGGEVPFTDVADSVAAHRPVAVATVLDGPATRGASLAVWPDAAAGSLGTEGLDAAVAADARGELARGATGVRHYGPHGERRVDEVSVFLHSFAPPPRMLVFGAIDFAAAVARIGTFLGYRVTVCDARPAFATAKRFPPDVEVVVDWPHRYLGGTETDDQTVICVLTHDPKFDVPLLEVALRAPAAYIGAMGSRRTHEDRLVRLREAGVAQQELARLRSPIGLDLGARTPEEVAVSVAAEIVALRWGGSGAPLTETGGAIHGAPGGTPPLSPPPPSPLPHPLQDPLQDPPYSG